From a region of the Myxococcus stipitatus genome:
- a CDS encoding GTP-binding protein: protein MDTARQSPPPLDIQQLLDEHSRRELLRLVVVGSVDDGKSTLIGRLLYECDGLFEDQIAAVRRASAKRAATRTEAPPELLAQGLKAAAGAEPEELDFSLFTDGLRAEREQGITIDVAYRYLSTPRRKVIIADTPGHIQYTRNMATGASTADAAVILVDARLGVLAQTRRHAYIASLLGIPYLAVAVNKMDLVDFDRATFERIGTELADFARTLGFEGVRLFPVSASQGDNITRASTRTPWHEGGTLLAWLESLPHQRRLDGAPFRFPVQYVLRPHQDYRGLAGQVASGTVRVGDEIQVLPSGRRTRVESIDTFDGPLTEASASMSVTLRLSDEVDASRGDLLAHASTPPLSLQHLDAMLVWFSEQPLDVTRRYLVKQATRTAPAQVERVVWRKELEDLSERPADSLSLNDIGQVRLLCRRPLLCDAYQANRATGAFIIIDALTHDTVGAGLVLGPAGTSATREVASLVTAAERHGRLGQRGAIILLPATREASNLAVELERRLFDQGRHVATASGDVEVALALARAGLLVLAQADAPQARRALREEARDARTEFLELDGAESLERWVERITRSRGEAP from the coding sequence ATGGATACCGCACGCCAATCCCCTCCTCCGCTCGACATCCAGCAGCTGCTCGACGAGCACTCACGCCGGGAGCTGTTGCGGCTGGTCGTCGTCGGCTCCGTGGACGACGGGAAGTCCACGCTCATCGGCCGGCTGCTCTACGAGTGCGATGGCCTCTTCGAGGATCAGATCGCCGCCGTGCGACGCGCCAGCGCGAAGCGGGCCGCCACGCGCACGGAGGCACCGCCGGAGCTGCTGGCCCAGGGCCTCAAGGCCGCGGCCGGCGCCGAGCCCGAGGAGCTGGACTTCTCCCTCTTCACCGACGGCCTGCGCGCCGAGCGCGAGCAGGGCATCACCATCGACGTGGCCTACCGGTACCTGTCCACGCCGCGCCGCAAGGTCATCATCGCGGACACCCCTGGACACATCCAATACACGCGCAACATGGCCACCGGCGCCTCCACGGCGGACGCGGCCGTCATCCTCGTCGACGCGCGGCTTGGCGTGCTCGCGCAGACGCGGCGCCATGCCTACATCGCCTCGCTCCTGGGCATCCCCTACCTCGCGGTGGCGGTGAACAAGATGGACCTGGTCGACTTCGACCGCGCCACCTTCGAGCGCATCGGCACCGAGCTGGCGGACTTCGCGCGCACCCTGGGCTTCGAGGGCGTGCGCCTGTTCCCCGTCAGCGCGAGCCAGGGCGACAACATCACCCGCGCCAGCACGCGCACGCCCTGGCACGAGGGCGGCACCCTCCTGGCGTGGCTGGAGTCCCTGCCGCACCAGCGCAGGCTGGACGGCGCGCCGTTCCGCTTCCCCGTGCAGTACGTGCTGCGGCCCCACCAGGACTACCGGGGGCTGGCGGGACAGGTCGCGTCGGGGACGGTGCGGGTCGGCGACGAAATCCAGGTGCTGCCCTCCGGCCGCCGGACGCGCGTGGAGTCCATCGATACGTTCGACGGCCCGCTCACGGAGGCCTCCGCCTCCATGTCCGTCACCCTGCGCCTGTCGGACGAGGTGGATGCCAGTCGGGGCGACCTCCTGGCCCATGCCTCGACACCGCCCCTGTCGCTCCAGCACCTCGACGCGATGCTGGTGTGGTTCTCCGAGCAGCCGCTCGACGTCACGCGGCGCTACCTCGTGAAGCAGGCCACGCGCACCGCGCCCGCGCAGGTGGAGCGGGTGGTGTGGCGCAAGGAGCTGGAGGATCTGTCCGAGCGTCCGGCCGACTCCCTGTCGCTCAACGACATCGGCCAGGTGCGGCTGCTGTGCCGGCGCCCGCTGCTGTGCGACGCCTACCAGGCCAACCGCGCGACGGGGGCGTTCATCATCATCGACGCGCTGACGCATGACACGGTGGGCGCCGGCCTGGTGCTGGGACCCGCCGGGACCAGCGCGACGCGAGAGGTGGCCTCCCTCGTCACGGCGGCGGAGCGGCACGGGCGACTCGGGCAGCGCGGCGCCATCATCCTGCTGCCCGCGACGCGCGAGGCCAGCAACCTGGCCGTCGAGCTGGAGCGCAGGCTGTTCGACCAGGGGCGACACGTGGCCACCGCCTCCGGCGACGTGGAGGTGGCGCTGGCGCTGGCACGCGCGGGGTTGCTCGTGTTGGCCCAGGCCGACGCGCCCCAGGCCCGTCGGGCGCTGCGAGAGGAAGCCCGCGACGCGAGAACGGAGTTCCTGGAGCTGGACGGGGCGGAGTCCCTGGAGCGCTGGGTGGAGCGCATCACCCGCTCACGCGGGGAGGCCCCATGA
- the cysD gene encoding sulfate adenylyltransferase subunit CysD yields MSETLHARASHLAELEAESIHILRETVAEFANPVMLYSIGKDSQVLLHLARKAFHPAPLPFPLLHVDTTWKFRDMYAFRDAFVAKHGFRLLVHQNRRALAEGINPFDHGSQKYTHALKTQALLEALALHGFDAAFGGARRDEEKSRAKERVFSFRDRHGQWDPRRQRPELWNLFNGRVDAGESMRVFPLSNWTELDVWHYILRERIPVVPLYFAAERPVIDRNGTLLMVDDERMRLRPGERPAPRRVRFRTLGCYPLSGAIESSATTVEAIIHEMVHARQSERQGRLIDHDEEGSMELKKREGYF; encoded by the coding sequence ATGAGTGAGACCCTCCACGCACGCGCCTCGCACCTCGCGGAGCTGGAGGCGGAGAGCATCCACATCCTCCGCGAGACGGTCGCGGAGTTCGCCAACCCGGTGATGCTCTACAGCATCGGCAAGGACTCGCAGGTGCTGCTGCACCTGGCGCGCAAGGCCTTCCACCCGGCGCCGCTGCCCTTCCCGCTGCTCCACGTGGACACGACGTGGAAGTTCCGCGACATGTATGCCTTCCGGGACGCCTTCGTGGCGAAGCATGGCTTCCGGCTGCTCGTGCACCAGAACCGGCGCGCGCTCGCCGAGGGCATCAACCCCTTCGACCATGGCAGCCAGAAGTACACGCACGCGCTGAAGACGCAGGCCCTGCTGGAGGCGCTCGCCCTGCACGGCTTCGACGCGGCGTTCGGCGGAGCCCGTCGGGACGAGGAGAAGTCCCGCGCCAAGGAGCGCGTGTTCTCCTTCCGGGACAGACACGGCCAGTGGGACCCGCGCCGCCAGCGCCCGGAGCTTTGGAACCTCTTCAACGGGCGCGTGGACGCCGGGGAGAGCATGCGCGTCTTCCCGCTGTCCAACTGGACCGAGCTGGACGTGTGGCACTACATCCTGCGCGAGCGGATTCCGGTGGTGCCGCTCTACTTCGCCGCAGAGCGTCCGGTCATCGACCGCAACGGCACGCTGCTCATGGTGGACGACGAGCGCATGCGCCTGCGTCCGGGTGAGCGGCCCGCGCCGCGTCGGGTGCGCTTCCGCACGCTCGGGTGCTACCCGCTCAGCGGCGCCATCGAATCCTCCGCCACCACGGTGGAGGCCATCATCCACGAGATGGTCCACGCCCGTCAGTCCGAGCGGCAGGGACGCCTCATCGACCACGACGAGGAAGGCTCCATGGAGCTGAAGAAGCGCGAGGGCTACTTCTGA
- the cobA gene encoding uroporphyrinogen-III C-methyltransferase, whose protein sequence is MKESSRGRVYLVGAGPGDPELLTLRAARLLGEADTVVHDRLIHPGVLDHARPRARLIYVGKEGGGESVRQEDIHAVLIAQARLGRKVVRLKGGDPFVFGRGAEEALALEAAGVDYEVVPGVSAGIAAPASAAIPVTHRDVAGEVTFATAHRAEGAPDWSFLSRARTLVLFMAGRRLDEATRALVDAGRESHTPAAVVEAGTWEHQRVVEGTLGDIAARARQAAIGAPSLLVVGEVVTLRARLPSLVARGGTMGDAAVPPRAVEAGHE, encoded by the coding sequence ATGAAGGAGTCATCGAGGGGCCGCGTGTATCTGGTGGGAGCCGGTCCGGGAGACCCGGAGCTGCTCACGTTGCGCGCGGCGCGGCTGTTGGGAGAGGCGGACACGGTCGTCCACGACCGGCTCATCCACCCAGGGGTCCTGGACCACGCGAGGCCGCGCGCGCGCCTCATCTACGTGGGCAAGGAGGGAGGGGGCGAGTCGGTGCGGCAGGAAGACATCCACGCCGTGCTCATCGCGCAGGCCCGACTGGGGCGGAAGGTGGTGCGGCTCAAGGGTGGAGACCCGTTCGTCTTCGGTCGGGGCGCCGAGGAGGCCCTCGCGCTGGAGGCCGCGGGCGTCGACTACGAGGTGGTCCCCGGCGTGTCCGCGGGCATCGCCGCGCCCGCCTCCGCGGCCATCCCCGTCACCCACCGCGACGTCGCCGGCGAAGTGACCTTCGCCACCGCCCACCGCGCGGAGGGGGCGCCCGACTGGTCCTTCCTCTCGCGCGCCCGGACGCTGGTGCTGTTCATGGCCGGCCGCAGACTGGACGAGGCCACGCGCGCGCTCGTCGACGCCGGACGCGAGTCCCACACCCCCGCGGCGGTGGTCGAAGCGGGGACGTGGGAGCACCAGCGCGTGGTGGAAGGGACGCTCGGAGACATCGCCGCGCGGGCGAGACAGGCCGCCATCGGCGCGCCCTCGTTGCTCGTGGTGGGCGAGGTGGTGACGCTGCGGGCGCGCCTGCCGTCACTCGTCGCACGGGGAGGGACGATGGGGGACGCGGCCGTGCCCCCGCGCGCCGTGGAGGCCGGTCATGAGTGA
- a CDS encoding precorrin-2 dehydrogenase/sirohydrochlorin ferrochelatase family protein, whose protein sequence is MSRPDTDYPVCLRLAGRRALLVGGGAIAEGRALALLDAGARVHVLAPEATNALRELAAMGRLEWEPRAYAPGDARGHALVLVATDDPRVGLLVAEEARGLGLWVNVADEPALCDFTLPSVERRGPITLAVSTSGRAPALARRLRRELARHVEPHHIWLARLSGWLRRRLPRGAERQRLLKQLVDGDIASLLARGDREAATARLRTELEQWKSSGEPT, encoded by the coding sequence ATGTCGCGACCCGATACCGACTATCCCGTGTGCCTGCGACTGGCGGGGCGGCGGGCCCTGCTGGTGGGCGGCGGCGCCATCGCGGAGGGCCGCGCGCTCGCGCTGCTCGACGCGGGCGCCCGCGTCCACGTCCTCGCGCCGGAGGCCACGAACGCCTTGCGCGAACTCGCGGCGATGGGACGCCTCGAATGGGAGCCTCGCGCCTATGCGCCAGGCGACGCGCGTGGACATGCGCTGGTGCTGGTCGCGACGGACGACCCGCGCGTGGGCCTGCTCGTGGCGGAGGAAGCCCGGGGCCTGGGGCTCTGGGTGAACGTCGCGGACGAGCCGGCGCTGTGTGACTTCACGCTGCCCTCGGTGGAGCGACGGGGCCCCATCACCCTCGCCGTCTCCACGTCGGGGCGGGCCCCCGCGCTCGCGCGCCGCCTGCGCCGCGAGCTGGCCCGACACGTGGAGCCCCATCACATCTGGCTGGCGCGGCTCAGCGGCTGGTTGCGCCGGCGACTGCCGCGCGGAGCCGAGCGGCAACGGCTGCTCAAGCAACTGGTGGACGGAGACATCGCCTCGCTGCTGGCGCGAGGAGACCGCGAGGCCGCCACGGCGCGGCTTCGCACGGAACTGGAACAGTGGAAGTCGTCGGGAGAGCCCACATGA
- a CDS encoding phosphoadenylyl-sulfate reductase: MSLPTAAPTPTTSALPAELLDEALALRAAPAEELLAWLERRLGARAAIASSFGVEDMVLIDLARKHAPSLRVFTLDTGRLPPETYELIEVVRNRYGVHVETYFPERGRVEALESEQGFFSFRRSLEARKACCAIRKVEPLERALRGRDAWVTGLRREQSTNRADVDTVEHDREHGGLLKLNPLAAWTRHQVWEHVRAHAVPYNALHDRGYPSIGCAPCTRAVKPYEDERAGRWWWEAREHTECGLHPVR; the protein is encoded by the coding sequence ATGTCCCTTCCAACAGCAGCCCCCACCCCCACGACCTCCGCCCTCCCCGCGGAGCTCCTCGACGAGGCGCTCGCGCTGCGAGCGGCGCCCGCAGAGGAGCTGCTCGCGTGGCTCGAGCGGCGGCTGGGGGCGCGCGCCGCCATCGCCTCCAGCTTCGGCGTGGAGGACATGGTGCTCATCGACCTGGCGCGCAAGCACGCCCCCAGCCTGCGCGTCTTCACGCTCGACACCGGGAGGCTGCCGCCGGAGACGTACGAGCTCATCGAGGTCGTCCGCAACCGCTACGGCGTCCACGTGGAGACGTACTTCCCGGAGCGCGGCCGCGTCGAGGCGTTGGAGTCGGAGCAGGGCTTCTTCTCGTTTCGACGCAGCCTCGAGGCGCGCAAGGCGTGTTGCGCCATCCGCAAGGTGGAGCCGCTCGAACGCGCGCTGCGCGGGCGTGACGCCTGGGTGACGGGCCTGCGGCGGGAGCAGTCCACCAACCGCGCGGACGTGGACACGGTGGAGCACGACCGCGAGCACGGAGGGCTGCTCAAGCTCAACCCGCTGGCGGCGTGGACGCGCCATCAGGTCTGGGAGCACGTGCGGGCGCACGCCGTGCCGTACAACGCGCTGCACGACCGGGGCTATCCCTCCATCGGCTGCGCGCCGTGCACCCGCGCGGTGAAGCCCTACGAGGACGAGCGCGCTGGCCGCTGGTGGTGGGAGGCCCGCGAGCACACCGAATGCGGTCTGCATCCGGTCCGCTGA
- a CDS encoding DUF2383 domain-containing protein, producing the protein MAQTGKDVDTLNSFLRGEISAVETYRMAIRHVSDDVRRRTLEECQRDHERRVDALRERIRLLDGEPAEGSGVWGTFSKLVQGGADMLGENAAISALEEGEDHGLQDYERDAGKVHGDLRRFVRMELLPAQKSTHKRLSHLKHTLH; encoded by the coding sequence ATGGCGCAGACCGGCAAGGATGTCGACACGCTCAACTCCTTCCTCCGCGGGGAAATCTCCGCGGTGGAGACGTACCGGATGGCGATCCGACACGTCTCGGACGACGTGCGGCGGCGCACCCTCGAGGAGTGCCAGAGAGACCATGAGCGGCGCGTCGATGCGCTGCGCGAGCGCATCCGTCTGCTCGATGGCGAGCCGGCCGAGGGCTCCGGCGTCTGGGGCACGTTCTCCAAGCTCGTCCAGGGCGGCGCCGACATGCTCGGGGAGAACGCCGCCATCTCCGCGCTGGAGGAGGGCGAGGACCATGGCCTCCAGGACTACGAGCGCGACGCCGGCAAGGTCCACGGCGACCTGAGGCGCTTCGTGCGCATGGAGCTGCTGCCCGCCCAGAAGAGCACCCACAAGCGGCTCAGCCACCTGAAACACACGCTCCATTGA
- a CDS encoding DUF2378 family protein → MSQERVIFGNTVDSLYLKTLDKDLSYELRCQLRTLGMDLDGPLQAAYPHSVWVACLDEVARALHPDRSLEEARRQLARRMIEGYAQTVMGAAVLTLARVLGPMRSLGRMTHNFRSGNNFTETRVTVVGPTTADLWFNEPEATEGFVEGVLEEGLHRIGVRGLSITRTRHDPESCTYRLEWYDPSAR, encoded by the coding sequence ATGAGCCAGGAGCGCGTCATCTTCGGCAACACGGTCGACAGCCTCTATCTGAAGACGCTCGACAAGGACCTGTCCTACGAGCTGCGCTGCCAGCTCCGGACGCTCGGGATGGACCTGGATGGTCCGCTCCAGGCCGCGTATCCCCACTCGGTCTGGGTGGCCTGCCTGGACGAGGTGGCGCGCGCGCTCCACCCGGACCGCTCCCTGGAGGAGGCGCGGCGGCAGCTGGCGCGGCGGATGATCGAAGGCTACGCCCAGACGGTCATGGGCGCCGCCGTGCTCACGCTCGCGCGGGTGCTCGGCCCCATGCGCTCGCTGGGCCGCATGACGCACAACTTCCGCAGCGGCAACAACTTCACGGAGACGCGCGTCACGGTGGTGGGCCCCACCACCGCGGACCTCTGGTTCAACGAGCCGGAGGCCACCGAGGGCTTCGTGGAGGGCGTCCTCGAGGAGGGGCTGCACCGCATCGGCGTCCGGGGGCTGTCCATCACCCGCACCCGACACGACCCGGAGTCCTGTACCTATCGGTTGGAATGGTACGACCCCTCGGCGCGTTGA
- a CDS encoding metal-dependent hydrolase: MVAPPDPGRILPRLHLKFPFDPDYPRVWHENGLGSTHLWNGLNMLFPEGERFFVRSVNHYLPQLDDTPDLRVQVKAFFAQEGKHAHEHQDYIELLKSQGYDVSGFMRVFHRIVWNVIHRRFPPAVCLAITAALEHYTAIMGSDTLTLGVFAGSHPNMRALIEWHAAEEIEHKAVAFDVLRKVAPGYGLRVLGMLIGIAALFGFWFAATVTLLRQEPGLGWFGTLRELRRAHRKDPVLKRVLWRGLKEYLRPSFHPLDDDNLHVARAYLAMYDAPRVKAEAA; this comes from the coding sequence ATGGTCGCCCCCCCAGACCCTGGACGCATCCTCCCGAGACTGCACCTGAAGTTTCCGTTCGACCCCGACTATCCCCGCGTCTGGCACGAGAACGGCCTGGGCTCGACGCACCTGTGGAACGGCCTCAACATGCTGTTCCCGGAGGGCGAGCGGTTCTTCGTCCGCAGCGTCAACCACTACCTCCCCCAGCTGGACGACACGCCGGACCTGCGCGTGCAGGTGAAGGCGTTCTTCGCGCAGGAGGGCAAGCACGCCCACGAGCACCAGGACTACATCGAGCTGCTGAAGTCGCAGGGGTACGACGTCTCCGGTTTCATGCGCGTGTTCCATCGCATCGTCTGGAATGTCATCCACCGCCGCTTCCCGCCCGCGGTGTGCCTGGCCATCACCGCCGCGCTGGAGCACTACACGGCCATCATGGGGTCGGACACGTTGACGCTGGGCGTGTTCGCCGGCAGCCACCCGAACATGCGCGCCCTCATCGAATGGCACGCGGCGGAGGAGATCGAACACAAGGCCGTGGCGTTCGACGTGCTGCGCAAGGTGGCGCCGGGCTATGGCCTGCGGGTGCTGGGGATGCTCATCGGCATCGCCGCCCTGTTCGGGTTCTGGTTCGCGGCCACGGTGACGTTGCTGCGCCAGGAGCCGGGGCTCGGCTGGTTCGGCACGCTGCGCGAGCTGCGCCGGGCGCACCGCAAGGACCCGGTGCTCAAGCGCGTGCTGTGGCGGGGGTTGAAGGAGTACCTGCGTCCCTCCTTCCATCCGCTCGACGACGACAACCTGCATGTCGCGCGCGCGTACCTCGCCATGTACGACGCCCCCCGGGTCAAGGCGGAGGCGGCCTAG
- a CDS encoding NAD-dependent epimerase/dehydratase family protein — MTTSRRKFLRYSAAGASLLALSPVVGVAAGDKNASPRKGSKKRILILGGTGFLGPAVVEAARARGHSLTLFNRGKTRPELFPDVEKLRGDRDPDKDEGLAALRGREWDAVVDTSGYYPRMVRASARLLAPNVKQYLFISSVSAYASDKTPHEDERGPTATLADPTVESMGKDYEFYGGLKRACEEAAEAAMPGRVANIRPGYIVGPDDRSDRFTYWPVRFDRGGEMLAPGTPQDPLQIIDVRDLARWLVLLIEGNVSGVFNAVGPGTAWTMGAMLDTCRKVSGKDTKVTWVPADFLEKQGETGDVRLPIYMPPTGTSAGTHLRSNAKAVKAGLTFRPVEDTVRDTLAWFKGLPEERRAKLRAGLPPEREVELLALWAKARTQDAPVAPAASGKGG; from the coding sequence ATGACCACTTCTCGCAGGAAGTTCCTCCGGTATTCCGCCGCGGGCGCGTCGCTGCTCGCCCTGTCCCCCGTCGTGGGGGTCGCGGCGGGTGACAAGAACGCCTCGCCCCGGAAGGGGTCGAAGAAGCGAATCCTCATCCTCGGGGGCACGGGCTTCCTGGGGCCCGCGGTGGTGGAGGCCGCGCGGGCGCGAGGTCACTCGCTGACGCTCTTCAACCGGGGCAAGACCCGGCCGGAGCTGTTCCCCGACGTCGAGAAGCTGCGGGGGGACAGGGACCCGGACAAGGACGAGGGGCTCGCGGCGCTGCGTGGCCGCGAATGGGACGCGGTGGTGGACACGTCCGGCTACTACCCGCGCATGGTCCGCGCGTCGGCGCGGCTCCTGGCGCCGAACGTGAAGCAGTACCTCTTCATCTCCAGCGTCTCCGCGTACGCCAGCGACAAGACGCCCCACGAGGACGAGCGCGGCCCCACGGCGACGCTGGCCGACCCGACCGTGGAGAGCATGGGCAAGGACTACGAGTTCTACGGTGGCCTCAAGCGCGCGTGCGAGGAGGCCGCCGAGGCGGCGATGCCGGGGCGCGTGGCCAACATCCGCCCGGGCTACATCGTCGGTCCGGATGACCGCTCGGACCGCTTCACGTACTGGCCGGTGCGCTTCGACCGGGGCGGGGAGATGCTCGCGCCGGGGACGCCGCAGGATCCGCTGCAGATCATCGACGTGCGGGACCTGGCGCGCTGGCTGGTGCTGCTCATCGAGGGGAATGTCTCCGGCGTCTTCAACGCGGTGGGGCCGGGCACGGCGTGGACCATGGGCGCCATGCTCGACACGTGTCGGAAGGTATCGGGCAAGGACACGAAGGTGACGTGGGTGCCCGCGGACTTCCTGGAGAAGCAGGGCGAGACGGGCGACGTCCGGCTGCCCATCTACATGCCGCCCACGGGCACGAGCGCGGGCACGCACCTGCGCTCCAACGCGAAGGCCGTGAAGGCGGGCCTCACGTTCCGTCCGGTGGAGGACACCGTGCGAGACACGCTGGCCTGGTTCAAGGGCCTGCCCGAGGAGCGCCGCGCGAAGCTGCGCGCGGGCCTGCCGCCGGAGCGCGAGGTGGAGTTGCTGGCGCTGTGGGCGAAGGCCCGGACGCAGGATGCTCCCGTCGCGCCCGCGGCCTCGGGCAAGGGCGGGTAG